In the genome of Microbacterium saperdae, one region contains:
- a CDS encoding LLM class flavin-dependent oxidoreductase, which translates to MTLVAGFSIAPTWMRGQAWRREDSRAEELLSGGPIIDAVVRAERAGFDLAFRPDALTLPLGTIGSDPAHLGLDPIVQAAQLAGATRRIGLVVTVSATFSEPYPVARQLVSLEHLAPGHIGWNVVTSRSGDEQFSVERLPDSAARWRRAEELIDVVESLRAGFPAAAMRVDRDSGVLVDVERVRPTNHAGENFRVAGPLPLPVPTPQPLPLMVAGGGESTIALAGRRADAMFASAIEIESGSSQRAAVRAAAKDAGRPDRPLLLPGLSLVLAGTRGEAAAIERATYPPSGQRRGAGPHWSVVGTPEDAVASIVARAEARAIDGFIAFPVGSWRSVELLCDEVMPRLRVLGLVGEGTPLFHA; encoded by the coding sequence ATGACGCTGGTGGCCGGGTTCTCGATCGCACCGACCTGGATGCGCGGCCAGGCCTGGCGGCGCGAGGACTCACGGGCGGAGGAGCTGCTGTCGGGCGGTCCGATCATCGATGCCGTGGTGCGCGCCGAGCGTGCGGGCTTCGATCTGGCGTTCCGTCCCGATGCGCTCACGCTGCCCTTGGGCACGATCGGGAGCGATCCCGCGCACCTCGGTCTGGACCCGATCGTGCAGGCGGCGCAGCTGGCCGGCGCCACCCGGCGGATCGGGCTCGTGGTGACGGTGTCGGCCACCTTCTCTGAGCCGTATCCGGTCGCCCGGCAGCTCGTGTCCCTGGAGCATCTGGCTCCAGGACACATCGGGTGGAACGTGGTCACGTCGCGTTCCGGCGACGAGCAGTTCTCGGTCGAGCGTCTTCCGGACTCCGCCGCACGATGGCGGCGGGCCGAGGAGCTGATCGACGTCGTCGAGTCGCTGCGTGCGGGATTCCCCGCGGCGGCGATGCGGGTCGACCGCGATTCCGGTGTGCTCGTCGACGTCGAGCGGGTGCGCCCCACGAATCATGCGGGGGAGAACTTCCGGGTCGCCGGGCCGCTCCCGCTTCCGGTGCCGACGCCGCAGCCCCTCCCGCTCATGGTCGCGGGAGGCGGGGAGTCGACGATCGCGCTGGCTGGACGACGCGCCGATGCGATGTTCGCGTCGGCGATCGAGATCGAGTCGGGGTCGTCGCAGCGCGCAGCCGTCCGTGCCGCGGCGAAGGACGCGGGGCGGCCCGACCGGCCCTTGCTGCTCCCCGGACTGTCTCTGGTGCTGGCCGGAACGAGGGGTGAGGCTGCCGCGATCGAGCGGGCGACGTACCCGCCGAGCGGTCAACGACGAGGCGCGGGACCCCACTGGTCGGTCGTAGGAACACCGGAGGATGCGGTGGCGTCCATCGTCGCTCGCGCGGAAGCACGGGCCATCGACGGCTTCATCGCGTTTCCGGTGGGGTCGTGGCGCTCTGTCGAGCTGCTGTGCGACGAGGTGATGCCACGCCTGCGCGTGCTCGGACTCGTCGGCGAAGGCACGCCCCTGTTCCATGCCTGA
- a CDS encoding DEAD/DEAH box helicase — MPGRVEDLETAIGRATAPGFRGRLLARGEARAMIWRDGALPEDAPPFDVLLSHDLLAYGYALLEHGLELSDLEGSTDVSRRAFENAAAAIESVIARGEATPELGFHRVVAAASFHLARYSARAYSLLTATRDDQNVSPIERCLVLLMLRDLDTLTGLVSETRADEKTTDANLAAELRSTLDPSDRNNDLDGGADVLDVVDTALTDAFMGAISVAMLAFERGEPTLLTGAIARLQVGMRGVAALSMVPQWWCHRLAIHLLRGLWESSFHVVLPTGPGDGDAGDWDRLRATFIASLFRRRRSEIDLWPSQLEAASRVLNTQDNLVLSLPTSAGKTRIAELCILATLAEGKRVVFVTPLRALSAQTETALERTFVPLGKTISSLYGTTGVSDVDESILQERDIVVSTPEKLDFALRNDPDLLNDVGLIVLDEGHMIGANEREVRYEVQVQRLLRRPDAKTRRIICLSAILPEGDEVKDFVDWLTDDEPDGLISSDWRPTTLRYGEVVWREDNARLNITVGGEEPYVPRFLTAETVPSKQRKLPFPKDAQELTLATAWRLVDDGQTVLVFCPLKTSVNAFAKLIVKLTRQGALRSVFDGDPTVLNTALSIGQEWFGADHPLLACLRMGVAIHHGSLPGPYRREVEKLLQQGELKITISSPTLAQGLNLSASSLVVHSLWRNRKIIDAAEFRNIVGRAGRAFVDSSGLVVHPMFEPTRRARQNWEQLVEDSQLRDMQSGLFRLLATLLQRMSDSLGKVDWGEFTEYVTGLTDWSFPVIATEDEETTSEAMKSWPGQLASLDCAILGLLSDSSITEADLGSALDAVLASSLWARTIARYQEPVRNALRTGLVARAGVIWRNTTPDQRRGYYLAGVGLATGRELDSHAEHLNRHLQIVEAAIQLGMDEEAIDAITRFARIVLDIFPFTPKARPDNWEKILVGWLRGRPVSEIAADDSLETAEFIEDTLAYRLPWALEAVRVRATAHPDPDAFPWDLSGPETGLSVAAVEAGTLNRAASTLMRAGFASRSGALAAVESTGAKFSTLGGLHEWMTSDATQLAAGGITWPTPTTHELWKSFAMRSVTSRQRTWVHEVHQSIVTWMPGYQPSFGEPYRALSQTNGATVLETADARQVGVLTARLSPRRQGLLKVTATSVGDTVELEYRGPSDLFA; from the coding sequence ATGCCCGGGCGCGTTGAGGATCTCGAAACCGCGATCGGTCGGGCAACGGCGCCGGGCTTCCGTGGACGACTCCTCGCCCGCGGGGAAGCGCGCGCAATGATATGGCGCGATGGGGCTCTCCCGGAGGACGCTCCCCCATTTGACGTCCTACTGAGCCACGATCTTCTCGCCTACGGTTACGCGCTACTGGAGCACGGACTGGAGCTGAGCGATCTGGAGGGATCTACCGACGTGTCCCGGCGGGCATTCGAGAACGCAGCGGCAGCGATCGAATCCGTCATCGCCCGAGGGGAGGCAACACCAGAACTGGGCTTTCATCGCGTGGTCGCTGCAGCCAGCTTTCACCTCGCACGATACTCAGCACGGGCATACTCACTTCTGACCGCGACGCGCGATGATCAGAACGTCTCGCCCATCGAGAGATGCTTGGTTCTGCTCATGCTCCGGGATCTTGACACGCTGACGGGCCTCGTCTCCGAAACCCGCGCAGATGAAAAGACGACAGATGCAAACCTCGCCGCGGAGTTACGCTCGACGCTCGACCCGAGCGACAGGAACAACGACCTCGACGGCGGGGCCGATGTCCTGGATGTCGTCGATACCGCCCTGACCGACGCGTTCATGGGCGCGATCAGCGTGGCCATGCTGGCGTTCGAACGTGGCGAGCCAACTCTTCTCACGGGCGCCATTGCGCGACTGCAGGTCGGTATGCGCGGCGTGGCCGCTCTGAGCATGGTGCCACAGTGGTGGTGTCATCGACTGGCGATCCACCTGCTCCGGGGTCTGTGGGAGTCCAGCTTCCACGTGGTCTTGCCGACCGGCCCGGGAGACGGGGACGCTGGCGACTGGGATCGCCTGCGCGCCACATTCATCGCCTCGCTGTTCCGCCGACGCCGCTCCGAGATCGACCTCTGGCCCTCCCAGCTGGAAGCTGCGTCACGGGTCCTGAACACCCAAGACAATCTCGTGCTCTCCCTGCCCACGAGCGCCGGCAAGACTCGCATCGCCGAACTGTGCATCCTCGCGACCCTGGCCGAAGGCAAACGAGTGGTGTTCGTCACCCCGCTCCGGGCGCTCTCCGCACAGACCGAGACCGCACTGGAGCGCACCTTCGTCCCCCTCGGCAAGACCATCTCATCCTTGTACGGCACCACTGGGGTCAGTGATGTCGATGAGAGCATCCTCCAGGAGCGCGACATTGTGGTCTCGACTCCCGAGAAGCTCGACTTCGCGCTGCGCAACGATCCGGATCTCCTCAATGATGTCGGGCTTATCGTGCTCGACGAGGGACACATGATCGGCGCGAACGAGCGGGAGGTCCGGTACGAGGTCCAGGTCCAGCGCCTCCTCCGCCGTCCCGATGCGAAGACTCGTCGCATCATCTGCCTCTCAGCGATCCTGCCCGAGGGCGACGAGGTGAAGGACTTCGTCGATTGGCTCACAGACGATGAACCCGATGGACTGATCAGCAGCGACTGGCGTCCCACCACCCTGCGGTACGGAGAGGTCGTCTGGCGCGAAGACAACGCGAGGCTGAACATCACTGTCGGCGGTGAGGAACCCTATGTGCCCCGGTTCCTCACCGCGGAGACCGTTCCCAGCAAGCAACGCAAGCTCCCGTTCCCGAAAGACGCGCAAGAACTGACGCTGGCCACCGCCTGGCGGCTGGTCGACGACGGCCAGACTGTACTGGTGTTCTGCCCGCTGAAGACCTCTGTCAACGCGTTTGCCAAGTTGATTGTCAAGCTGACCAGGCAAGGTGCGCTCCGCAGCGTCTTCGATGGCGACCCGACTGTCCTGAACACCGCGCTGAGCATCGGTCAAGAGTGGTTCGGAGCCGACCATCCTCTCCTTGCCTGCCTGCGTATGGGCGTCGCCATCCATCACGGCTCTCTGCCCGGGCCGTACCGCAGAGAAGTTGAGAAGCTTCTGCAACAGGGAGAACTGAAGATCACGATTTCCTCCCCCACGCTGGCGCAGGGACTGAACCTGTCGGCGAGCTCGCTTGTGGTGCACAGTCTGTGGCGCAACCGGAAGATCATCGACGCCGCCGAGTTCCGCAATATCGTTGGCCGCGCCGGACGAGCGTTCGTCGATTCGTCCGGACTTGTCGTGCATCCGATGTTCGAGCCCACCCGACGAGCACGACAGAACTGGGAACAGCTCGTCGAGGATTCCCAGCTGCGGGATATGCAGAGCGGACTCTTCCGACTCCTCGCTACCCTGCTCCAGAGGATGTCCGACAGTCTCGGTAAGGTCGACTGGGGCGAGTTCACCGAGTACGTGACAGGGCTTACCGACTGGTCTTTCCCCGTCATTGCGACCGAGGACGAAGAGACCACTAGCGAAGCTATGAAGTCCTGGCCGGGCCAGCTCGCAAGTCTGGACTGCGCGATACTTGGTCTGCTCAGCGACTCATCTATCACGGAGGCCGATCTCGGTAGCGCGCTCGATGCTGTTCTCGCTTCGTCGCTGTGGGCCCGGACGATCGCTCGCTATCAGGAACCTGTGCGCAACGCACTGCGGACAGGTCTCGTGGCCCGAGCTGGAGTGATCTGGCGGAACACGACTCCGGACCAGCGGCGCGGCTATTACCTGGCCGGCGTTGGGCTTGCGACCGGCCGGGAACTCGATTCACATGCTGAGCACCTCAACCGTCACCTGCAAATCGTCGAAGCGGCCATCCAACTCGGCATGGATGAAGAAGCGATCGACGCCATCACCCGCTTCGCCAGGATCGTGCTCGACATCTTCCCCTTCACTCCGAAGGCTCGACCGGATAACTGGGAGAAGATTCTGGTCGGGTGGCTGCGAGGGCGCCCAGTCTCAGAAATCGCGGCCGACGACAGCCTCGAAACGGCCGAGTTCATCGAAGACACCCTCGCATACCGACTCCCGTGGGCACTCGAAGCCGTCCGTGTCCGCGCTACAGCGCATCCCGACCCTGATGCATTCCCCTGGGATCTATCGGGTCCGGAGACCGGACTAAGCGTCGCCGCCGTCGAAGCCGGCACACTCAACAGAGCCGCGTCAACGCTGATGCGTGCAGGCTTCGCCTCTCGGTCGGGAGCGCTCGCCGCAGTTGAGTCGACTGGAGCCAAGTTCTCGACGCTTGGCGGGCTACATGAGTGGATGACGTCCGACGCGACACAACTCGCAGCCGGAGGCATTACGTGGCCGACTCCGACCACCCACGAACTGTGGAAGAGCTTCGCCATGCGCAGCGTCACTTCCCGCCAGCGAACGTGGGTTCACGAGGTGCACCAGTCGATAGTGACGTGGATGCCCGGCTACCAGCCGAGCTTCGGCGAGCCATACCGGGCTCTCTCCCAGACCAACGGAGCAACCGTGCTCGAGACAGCAGATGCCCGGCAAGTTGGCGTGCTGACCGCGCGCCTGAGCCCACGTCGCCAGGGACTACTGAAAGTCACCGCGACCAGCGTCGGCGACACGGTCGAGCTCGAGTACCGTGGCCCGTCCGACCTCTTTGCGTAG
- a CDS encoding Hachiman antiphage defense system protein HamA, with translation MVPPDEAAVNAGVTWAAAAVPRHYVSADEIAAMLRELGKPEAAEVLSGKLPVSKRTRSGELGEILGTQYVARELGYRMIARLRWKDSRDMPMRGDDLLGVRLVDDDKLEFLKGEAKSRASLSTSTLDEAETALLSDHGLPTPHALMFVAARLREVGETELHVKILAAQLRARIRPSDVLHLLFTFSGNNPLKLLRNHTNAYTGKIRRLGVGLQVPEHQAFIRRVFEKVICDARAR, from the coding sequence ATGGTGCCGCCCGACGAAGCCGCGGTGAACGCGGGGGTGACATGGGCCGCTGCCGCTGTGCCCCGTCACTATGTTTCTGCAGATGAGATCGCGGCAATGCTACGCGAGCTCGGCAAGCCCGAGGCGGCGGAAGTCCTCAGCGGAAAGCTGCCGGTCAGCAAGCGGACCCGGTCGGGCGAACTCGGAGAGATCCTTGGCACCCAATATGTGGCGCGAGAACTCGGCTATCGCATGATCGCGCGCCTGCGGTGGAAGGACAGCCGCGATATGCCCATGCGCGGCGATGATCTCCTCGGCGTTCGCCTGGTGGACGACGACAAGCTCGAGTTCCTCAAGGGTGAGGCGAAGAGTCGCGCGAGTCTGTCGACTTCGACTCTGGACGAGGCTGAGACGGCGTTGCTGAGCGATCACGGCCTGCCGACGCCCCATGCACTGATGTTCGTCGCCGCGCGTCTGCGCGAGGTGGGCGAGACGGAGTTGCACGTGAAGATCCTCGCAGCCCAACTTCGCGCACGTATCCGACCGAGCGATGTACTGCACCTGCTGTTCACGTTCTCCGGCAACAACCCTCTCAAGTTGCTGCGCAATCACACCAACGCCTACACGGGCAAGATCCGCCGACTCGGCGTGGGGCTACAGGTCCCAGAGCACCAGGCGTTCATCCGTCGAGTCTTCGAGAAGGTGATCTGTGATGCCCGGGCGCGTTGA
- a CDS encoding phospholipase D-like domain-containing protein — protein sequence MIQTYTSIFRRYSDARPGLKLLSVEDAALPVSLLRTDVLIQDRRSLPAIDEFLLRFTATGVDTIDDVAKYMGLPHDLLLDAAVRQTSAGNLTRQDSTRFTLTAQGMAFNRDLTATQPEIKEIAFVFDRLAWQPVAYPQSTLMRRREATQRGLTLVPAAATAAIGVNDIKIADLNRIVPGRRSTILRVNRLAGRRHLWAPAKLLVFGDSSSQELELAVYVDDEISVAHESALQTTAAAGQLHMAVARPPFIPDPRFGMNATPDAGQSDVLSIEHLDYLLEAVLHSRRRLLIASQSARGDVVNETFCRYLRDRARTGTSVVIIIAEESRVEQSAAERLRRLSRTTPNITVSYANLSGTSYLISDDVTIETTFDWLSGGRTGSEYSWSAGRRTQSSTYTSEAEARLRR from the coding sequence ATGATCCAGACCTACACGAGTATTTTCCGCCGATACTCAGACGCGCGACCGGGACTCAAGCTGCTCAGTGTTGAGGACGCAGCTCTGCCTGTATCCCTTCTCCGCACGGACGTCTTGATCCAAGACCGGCGAAGCCTGCCGGCAATCGATGAGTTCCTCCTTCGCTTCACAGCGACGGGCGTCGACACGATCGACGACGTCGCGAAGTACATGGGCCTGCCACACGATCTCCTCCTCGATGCAGCCGTGCGCCAAACAAGCGCGGGCAACCTCACCCGACAAGACTCGACACGGTTCACCCTGACTGCGCAGGGAATGGCGTTCAATCGTGATCTGACTGCGACGCAGCCAGAGATCAAAGAGATTGCCTTCGTCTTCGACCGGCTCGCCTGGCAGCCCGTTGCCTACCCACAGTCGACCCTCATGAGGCGCCGCGAAGCAACACAGCGAGGACTGACGCTCGTTCCCGCCGCAGCCACCGCCGCGATTGGCGTAAACGACATCAAGATCGCTGATCTGAATCGAATCGTGCCTGGCCGGCGCTCCACAATTCTTCGGGTCAACAGGCTTGCTGGCCGGCGCCATCTCTGGGCTCCAGCGAAGTTGCTCGTGTTTGGAGACAGCTCATCGCAGGAGCTCGAGCTGGCCGTGTATGTCGACGACGAAATCTCAGTTGCCCATGAATCAGCGCTCCAGACCACCGCTGCCGCGGGGCAACTTCACATGGCCGTCGCACGTCCCCCCTTCATTCCCGATCCCCGGTTCGGGATGAACGCGACGCCCGACGCGGGGCAGTCCGACGTGCTATCCATCGAGCACCTCGACTATCTGCTGGAAGCGGTGTTGCACTCGAGAAGGCGACTGCTCATCGCCTCACAGTCAGCACGCGGCGATGTCGTGAATGAAACGTTCTGTAGGTACCTCAGGGATCGAGCACGCACCGGCACCAGTGTGGTGATCATCATCGCCGAGGAGTCTCGCGTGGAGCAGAGCGCTGCCGAACGCCTTCGAAGGCTATCCCGGACCACACCGAACATCACCGTGTCATACGCGAACCTGTCCGGAACGTCCTATCTCATATCCGATGACGTCACTATAGAGACAACTTTCGATTGGCTGTCGGGTGGCCGAACGGGCTCGGAGTACAGCTGGAGTGCCGGGCGACGCACGCAATCGAGCACCTACACCAGTGAAGCTGAGGCGCGACTACGCCGCTGA
- a CDS encoding serine/threonine-protein kinase produces MGEVLKKQYALQSDGPKIPQGNQSTVVRAFDLKAFDYVAVKFIQPRRDEFAKRMFERETEALQRLSHPNIIGIRDSGVDDTETPYVVLDWVDSSLDQLLLERSWDRWDDFYINMFRPIVSAISYAHLNNMEHRDIKPANILVDAEQRPLVADFGIATVQASGPPSTHTVRRFRSVPYAPPEEETRRPYVRDVFSLGVLAIRCMTGGPISDYDQIRPALIAASVPDGVRDILARCVDFDPNLRPSSATELEGILEDAWHLIADDAGKRQNTLWLSLSSRARQDLEQRAPGATAESVVAQDLEGAIHAEFGIQESGAPDRSWMFLYGASYRFSLSAPRRDGDPLTISAASHRDFETIERERRRSVQLPAVFRWELRRPTNPAAAVRGWQALQRLLEAHLDARLSPHADTEVNELFDLWSRILDARAELARGSAQPMAYRHCGQVERRVTFALLNEPDIDLVGTFWEAISPEKPFRGVSGEVVEQDGKDLTILLRRKAKSIPPRGTLRPFDAPSTIALSRQRSALNFIRDGKVPNSTIREIVVDPSASASPVRHSVTSWHSDMDADKQRAIELALGNSGLMVIEGPPGTGKTRLIAELVYQLLRSDPRKRILIASQTNPAVDNALERISQVGLTNIVRLAGSDQSAVDPAVHSLLLENRLPRWADDIRKRAQATIEQEAIKYDIPVHHARAAVLLEQVATLGTERLLLASRLNEKPVSTGSVTGLEDDEPVDQPDDIQGRIEHLNERIKEHVRGAQAFLGSDLLLDSDLSPVGAREALAAILTGKPHAQVFLARVELQAQWIDRIESDEDIAEFFLATTSVVAGTCVGLLRHKAVAHTEFDVCIVDEASRATLTEALIPLSRSKQWIVVGDTRQLPPSDEDLVRSPGILAEHNLTPSDIAETLFQRLVDHLPADSQVLLQHQYRMINPIGAMISECFYEGLLQSPRNDGLPGYDLWAGAPVTWIDTSSLGNERREASAAGTSVANRAEAKLMVEKILSLDRALERGVIRPQSGQKLRVLAIAPYMSQVADIRRRLAAGSFKNLSVTAMSVDAVQGREADIAFFSVTRSNDRGSLGFLGPDYWRRINVALSRARFGLSIIGDAEFIRSQDSGLSKVLDYVERHPGECELRPVDK; encoded by the coding sequence ATGGGTGAGGTGCTCAAGAAGCAGTATGCGCTTCAGAGTGATGGGCCGAAGATTCCGCAAGGCAATCAGTCCACCGTCGTGCGTGCGTTTGATCTGAAGGCCTTCGACTACGTGGCGGTGAAGTTCATCCAGCCACGGCGAGACGAATTCGCCAAGCGGATGTTCGAGCGTGAGACCGAAGCCCTCCAGCGTCTGTCTCACCCAAACATTATCGGGATTCGGGATTCGGGAGTCGATGACACCGAGACCCCCTACGTTGTGCTCGACTGGGTCGACTCCAGTCTCGATCAACTGTTGTTGGAACGCAGTTGGGACCGCTGGGACGACTTCTACATCAACATGTTCCGGCCGATCGTCTCCGCGATCTCGTATGCGCATCTCAACAACATGGAGCATCGCGATATCAAACCGGCCAACATCCTTGTCGACGCTGAACAGCGCCCCCTTGTCGCCGATTTTGGGATCGCTACGGTCCAAGCGTCGGGTCCGCCCAGTACCCACACGGTCAGACGGTTCCGTTCGGTCCCTTACGCGCCGCCCGAGGAAGAGACGCGTAGACCGTACGTTCGCGACGTCTTCAGCCTCGGGGTGCTCGCCATCCGATGCATGACAGGTGGACCAATCTCTGACTATGACCAGATCCGGCCTGCACTGATTGCCGCGAGCGTTCCTGACGGCGTCCGCGACATACTCGCACGCTGCGTCGACTTCGATCCCAACCTGCGGCCGTCGTCGGCCACGGAGCTTGAGGGCATCCTCGAGGATGCCTGGCACCTGATAGCGGACGACGCCGGGAAACGTCAGAACACTCTCTGGCTCAGTCTCAGCAGTCGCGCACGTCAGGACCTGGAACAACGCGCGCCGGGGGCAACAGCAGAATCAGTGGTCGCCCAGGATCTCGAAGGAGCCATCCACGCCGAGTTCGGGATTCAAGAGTCAGGGGCACCTGATCGCTCCTGGATGTTCCTCTACGGCGCCTCTTACCGATTTTCGCTATCGGCTCCTCGGCGAGACGGTGACCCACTTACGATCAGCGCGGCCTCCCATCGGGACTTCGAAACGATCGAGCGAGAACGTCGCCGGTCGGTTCAGCTTCCAGCCGTCTTTCGATGGGAGTTGAGACGACCCACAAATCCAGCCGCGGCAGTGCGTGGATGGCAGGCGCTGCAACGCCTACTCGAAGCCCATCTCGACGCCCGGCTCTCCCCACACGCGGACACAGAAGTCAACGAGCTGTTCGATCTGTGGAGCCGCATCCTCGATGCCCGCGCCGAACTCGCGCGTGGGTCTGCCCAACCCATGGCATACCGACACTGCGGACAAGTGGAACGCCGGGTCACCTTCGCACTCCTGAATGAGCCCGACATCGACCTCGTGGGCACATTTTGGGAGGCCATCTCTCCCGAGAAGCCCTTCCGCGGTGTCAGCGGCGAGGTTGTCGAACAGGACGGGAAGGATCTGACGATCCTGCTTCGGAGGAAGGCGAAGTCGATCCCGCCGCGAGGCACCCTCCGACCGTTTGATGCCCCGAGCACGATTGCTCTCTCACGGCAGAGGTCAGCTCTCAACTTCATCCGCGACGGCAAGGTGCCGAACAGCACGATCCGCGAGATTGTCGTTGACCCCTCGGCGAGTGCCTCCCCCGTTCGGCACAGCGTCACCAGTTGGCACTCTGACATGGACGCCGACAAGCAGCGTGCGATTGAACTCGCGCTGGGCAACTCTGGGCTTATGGTCATCGAAGGGCCTCCCGGTACAGGCAAAACCCGACTCATCGCGGAGCTGGTCTACCAGTTGCTTCGCAGCGACCCACGAAAACGCATACTCATCGCATCGCAGACCAACCCAGCAGTCGACAACGCGCTCGAACGAATCTCCCAAGTGGGCCTCACCAACATCGTCCGTCTGGCGGGATCCGACCAGTCAGCGGTAGACCCCGCTGTTCACTCACTACTCCTTGAGAACCGACTCCCCCGTTGGGCAGACGACATACGCAAACGAGCTCAAGCAACAATCGAGCAGGAGGCGATCAAGTACGACATCCCTGTGCATCACGCCCGCGCTGCAGTCCTCCTGGAACAAGTCGCTACCCTTGGGACCGAACGCCTCCTTCTGGCATCCAGGCTCAACGAGAAACCGGTATCGACAGGTTCCGTCACGGGCCTTGAAGACGATGAACCGGTCGATCAACCCGATGACATCCAGGGCCGGATCGAGCACCTTAACGAACGCATTAAAGAACACGTTAGAGGCGCTCAGGCGTTCCTCGGCAGCGACCTCCTACTGGACAGCGACCTTTCGCCCGTCGGTGCGCGAGAAGCACTCGCCGCCATCCTCACCGGGAAGCCACACGCGCAGGTCTTCCTAGCTCGCGTTGAGCTCCAGGCCCAGTGGATTGACCGCATCGAATCAGACGAGGACATCGCGGAGTTTTTCTTGGCGACCACATCGGTCGTCGCCGGCACGTGCGTTGGCCTCCTGCGCCACAAGGCCGTTGCCCACACAGAGTTTGACGTCTGCATCGTCGACGAAGCTTCGCGGGCAACGTTGACCGAAGCCTTGATTCCTCTGTCGCGTTCCAAGCAGTGGATCGTGGTGGGCGACACCAGACAACTGCCTCCAAGCGACGAAGATCTCGTTCGGAGCCCCGGGATCCTGGCCGAACACAACCTGACGCCGTCCGACATCGCCGAAACTCTCTTTCAACGGCTCGTCGACCATCTGCCAGCTGACTCGCAGGTCTTACTTCAACATCAATATCGAATGATCAACCCCATAGGTGCGATGATCTCGGAGTGCTTCTACGAGGGCCTTCTTCAGTCGCCGCGTAACGATGGCCTACCCGGATACGATCTCTGGGCTGGCGCACCAGTGACATGGATCGATACCTCTTCCCTCGGTAACGAACGCCGGGAGGCAAGTGCTGCGGGGACCTCTGTAGCCAACCGCGCCGAGGCGAAACTTATGGTGGAGAAGATTCTCAGCCTCGACCGGGCACTCGAACGAGGAGTCATTCGTCCCCAATCGGGCCAGAAGCTCAGAGTTCTCGCCATTGCGCCATATATGAGCCAGGTCGCCGACATCCGCCGCCGTCTCGCGGCCGGATCATTCAAGAACCTCTCAGTGACGGCGATGTCCGTAGACGCGGTACAGGGGCGGGAGGCAGACATCGCCTTCTTTTCAGTAACCCGCAGTAACGACAGAGGGAGTCTAGGATTCCTTGGTCCGGATTACTGGCGCCGCATCAATGTGGCTCTCTCCCGGGCACGTTTCGGCTTGTCGATCATCGGCGACGCCGAGTTCATAAGGTCCCAGGACAGCGGGCTCTCGAAGGTCCTCGACTATGTCGAGCGCCACCCGGGAGAGTGCGAGCTCAGGCCGGTAGACAAATGA
- a CDS encoding toll/interleukin-1 receptor domain-containing protein: protein MPDAPKAFISHASEDKGRFVTEFATNLRAAGIDAWVDEWEIRAGDSLVDKVFAHGIDKADVFIVVLSNTSITKPWVAEELDAGVIRRIQRGTRIIPVLIDDVEVPPALQHLRYSSLASLGPQGVVSDISGTLFSTDVAPPLGAPPAYSRRAPKLLPNPVDDAVMNATVDMILENGAGSVGSRQLLERLADLDLSHELVEEAISSLADQRLVEVSRSFGGTTITRLRPRVWLAVLRKRGIDVDGLHDELLTHFVNHGSSGGFDETDRETLHALVSVLEMERLIGRVTTTLDGTAHAQATVAGQRAARAL, encoded by the coding sequence ATGCCCGACGCACCGAAAGCCTTCATAAGCCACGCCAGCGAGGACAAGGGACGGTTCGTGACCGAGTTCGCCACTAACCTTCGAGCCGCGGGAATAGACGCGTGGGTCGATGAGTGGGAAATCCGAGCAGGCGACTCACTCGTCGACAAGGTCTTCGCGCACGGCATCGACAAAGCGGACGTCTTCATCGTTGTTCTGTCGAACACTTCGATCACCAAGCCGTGGGTCGCTGAGGAGCTCGACGCCGGAGTGATCCGACGGATTCAAAGAGGGACACGCATCATCCCCGTTTTGATCGACGACGTGGAAGTGCCACCCGCGCTGCAGCATCTGCGCTACAGCTCCCTCGCGTCGCTCGGGCCGCAGGGGGTCGTCTCAGACATTTCCGGGACGCTGTTCAGTACAGACGTCGCGCCTCCACTCGGAGCTCCGCCAGCCTACTCACGCCGCGCACCGAAGCTCTTACCAAACCCCGTGGACGATGCCGTGATGAACGCGACTGTCGACATGATCCTCGAGAACGGCGCTGGATCAGTCGGCTCGAGGCAGCTGCTTGAGCGGCTAGCTGATCTCGACCTGAGTCATGAGCTTGTTGAAGAGGCCATCTCCTCCCTCGCTGACCAGAGACTTGTTGAGGTTTCGAGGTCCTTTGGCGGAACGACAATCACAAGGCTGCGTCCGAGAGTCTGGTTGGCGGTTCTGAGGAAACGAGGGATCGATGTCGACGGGCTGCACGACGAGCTCCTCACGCACTTCGTCAATCACGGTTCGTCGGGCGGCTTCGACGAGACAGATCGTGAAACACTTCACGCGCTCGTATCAGTTCTCGAGATGGAGCGCCTCATCGGCCGTGTGACCACGACACTCGATGGCACCGCGCACGCTCAGGCAACAGTGGCCGGGCAACGCGCCGCGAGAGCGCTCTAG